The Mesorhizobium sp. AR10 genome includes the window GTTTCGGCCAAAGCACGATGATTGCGCCGACAAGGCCGACTGCAAGGCCGGCCCAATGACGCGGCAGTATGGTCTCGCCGAGAAACCTGCCGGCGAGCACAGCGGTGACCAACGGCTGCAAGCCGACGATCAGAGCAGAAATCCCGGCTGGCATGCCTCTGTGGATCGCCCAGAACACGGCGCCGAGATAGACGCCATGCATCAGAATGCCGGCGCCCGTTGCATGAAGCGCCTCCGCGCGGGTTGCTCTCTTCGAGCCGAGCACGACCATCAGGCCGGCCAGCAGGACGGCCGCCAGAACGAAGCGCACGGCCAGGAAAGTGAAGGGCTCCGCCCACGGCATGGCATAGCGCGCGCCGATGAAGCCGGTCGCCCACAGGACGACAAAAGAGGCGGGGATGAACCGCTTGAGACTGTGCATTTTGCCGGACCGCCGCGTGTTGGGTGAAAGGATCACTACCGCGACTGCTCTAATGCGCTTCAAACCAGCAAGCAAAACGAAACAATTGATTTATAAGCTCATTCGAATTTAACGGGTGGCGTCACAGGATGGCGTTTCGGCTTCGACAGGAGCGGGCGAACATGCTTTTGCATCTCGATACAAGTTGGCTGCTGATGACAGTTGCGAGCGTCGCCGTCTTCGGCTTCTTCTTCGGTACGGCGCTCGACGCCATCATGAAGGATGACGGCTTCGGCTCGACCGGCAACACGCTGCTGTTCACGCTCGGCTTCTTCCTGGCGGTCATGGTGGCAAATGAACATGGCATCGTCCTGAGAGATCTCAAGCTCGCGGTCGGCTGGGGCTTGGGCGGCGCCTTCACCTTCATCAGCACGCTAGCGCTGGTCAAGGCAGGGCTCGCCCGCTGGTGATTACAGCCCGACGAGCCGCCTGACATCGTCAGGCGATGCGCCTGCCTGCCTGAGGGCAGCAAGACCGGTGTCCCCAAGACTCTTCGACAGCTTTCGTCCGTCCGGTCCTAGGATGAGACGATGGTGCAAGTAGCGTGGCTGCTTGAGGCCGAGGATTTCCTGAAGCAGGCGTTGCACTCCGGTGGCGGAAAACAGGTCCTGGCCGCGCACGACGTGGCTGATGCCTTGCAGCGCGTCGTCGACGACGACGGCGAGATGATAGCTGGTCGGGATTTCGCGTCGCGCCACGATCACGTCCCCCCAGTCCTGCGGCCGGGCCTCCACCGCACGTGTTGAAGAAAGCGTCTCGTCGGAAAATTCGCTCCATGACAGGTCCTTGCCGACGCGCGCCATCGCAGCCTCGACATCCAGCCGCCAGGCGAAGGGCGCCCCTTCGGCGATCCGCCGCTTGCGCTCTGTCATCGGCAACGTCTTGTCGGTGGCTGGATAGAGCGGCACGCCGTCCGGGTCGCGCGGCCAGTCGCGACCGCGCTTTTCGCTGTCGGCAATGAAGGCTCTGATGTCGCCTCGGCTCATGAAGGCCGGGTAGACGAGTTCTTCGCGGATCAACCGGTCGAGCACGCTCTGATAGTCCGTGAAATGGTCGGACTGGCGGCGGACCGGCTCTTCCCAATCAAGCCCGAGCCACTCCAAGTCGCGAAAGATACCCGCTTCGAATTCCGGGGTGCAGCGTGTCGTGTCGATGTCCTCGACACGCAGCAGCAGGCGCCCGCCCGCCGCCCTTGCCAGTTTTTGGTTGAGCAGCGCCGAATAGGCGTGGCCGAGATGCAGTTCGCCATTCGGGCTCGGCGCGAAGCGGAATGTCAGGAGCGTCATCTCTCAGGCAGCAATCGGGTTGTCGGGCGCTTTCGCCAATTCTACCTTGCGCCTGGTTTCATCTGCCATTCTGCGCCGGGAACAAGCATCCATGCAACGCATCGCCACGCTCGACGACATTTCGCGAGGTCTCGAGGCGCTTTGCCTGATCGATCCGCGCCTTGAAATGGTTCGCGGCATGGCCGGCGACGTGCCGCTCAGGCTGTCCGAACCCGGGTTCAGGAGCCTCGCCTCGATCATCGTCTCGCAGCAGGTCTCCCGCGCCAGCGCCGACGCCATTTTCGGCCGGCTGACAAAACTCGTCGATCCGCTGACACCGCACGCGATCCTTATCGCTGAGGAGGGCATGTTTCGCGAGGCCGGGCTGTCGCGGCCGAAGCAGCGCGGCCTGATCGCCATCGCCCAGGCCGTGGCCGATGGTCTCGACCTCGATCATCTCTGCTTGCTCGATGCCGGCGAGGCGATCGCGGCGATGACCAAGGTGCCGGGCATCGGTCCGTGGACGGCGGAAGTCTATCTTCTGTTTGCCGCCGGCCACCCCGATATTTTCCCGGCGCGTGATGTCGCGCTACAAACGGCTGTCGGTCACGCGCTCGGCATCGAGCCGCGTCCGCCGGAGAAAACGCTGATCCAGCTGGCCGAATCATGGAGCCCGTGGCGGGGTGTCGCATCGCGGCTTTTCTGGGCCTATTATCGCGAATTGAAGGGCAGAGACGCCGCGCCTCCCGCCTGAAATCGCAAAAAAGCTTTAAAATCATGCGCTTTTGGCGTGTCATTTGGCCGACATGCCGCTTCACATCCCTGTCATGTCGGGCTTACAGTATCCGCGCCGATCGGTTCAAGAGCCAAGGAGGTCCAGGACGTGACGGTTGCCGTATCTCCGGATGGGCTTCCAGCGCTGGTGCTGAATGCGGATTACCGTCCGCTCAGCTATTACCCTCTGTCGCTCTGGTCATGGCAGGACGCCATCAAGGCAGTGTTCCTCGACCGGGTGAACATCGTCGCCGAATACGAGCATGCCGTATCCTCTCCGACCTTCTCGATGAAGCTGCCGAGCGTCGTCAGCCTGAAGGCCTATGTGAAGCCGTCCCGGCATCCGGCCTTCACCCGCTTCAACGTCTTTCTGCGCGACCGCTTCCAGTGTCAGTATTGCGGCACGCCGGAGGACCTGACCTTCGACCATGTCGTTCCCCGCCATCGCGGCGGCGCGACGACGTGGGAAAATGTCGTTGCCGCCTGCTCGCCCTGCAATCTCAGGAAGGGTGGCATGATGCCGGCCCACGCGAAGATGTGGCCGCTGCAAAAACCCTTCCAGCCGACGGTGCACGACCTGCACAACAACGGCCGGTTGTTCCCGCCCAACCATCTGCATGAAAGCTGGATGGATTATCTCTACTGGGATGTCGAACTCGAACCATAGAGTTCGGCAGAAATCCGCCATGCTGGCCGCCTGACGCAGCTTTCTGCGCTTCCGGTGCTCACGTACTTGAGTACGCTCCGCTCCGGTTCTCGAAAGCCGCGCCATCCGACTCAGCCTGCCGAATTTTTGCGCGAACTCTGCGTCGCGCTAATTCAGTCGCGTGAAAGCGCGCTGCGGAAGGCGACGGCGGCCAGGATGAAGCTGGCGATGGCGTTCCAGCCGGCCAGCGAGAGGCCGAGGATGCGCAGTGCCGCCTTGTCGCAGGAGGGCGGCACGAATTTGTCGAGCGCGTCGAGCACGCCCTTGCCGCCGGTGTCTACCGGGCCGGCACCCGCGGTGCAATCGGTCGGACCCGCCCACCACGCCCATTCGACACCGGAGTGATAGACGCCGAGATAGAGGCCATACAGCATCAGCAGGCCACCGACAGCCAGCAGGCCACGAGTCAGCCAAGCAGGGGCGTGCAGCGCCGACGCCAACACGGCCAGCAGCATCAACGGCACGCCGACATAGTAGGGGGTGCGTTGCTCCAGGCAGAGATGGCAGGGGATGTAGCCGCCGATATACTGGAAGGCCAGTGCGGAGCCGACGGTGCCAGCCATGGCGACTGCGAGAAACAACGCCGTCCGTGTCCGCTGGCGCCCGGTGTCGGCATTCATGGTCGCTGTCATTGATCTATCGTCCGTTCAGTTCGCCGCCGCGCTCAGCCTCGTTTTATGCATGCCGTTTTCCCAAAACCGCTGCGCATTTTTAGGCGACATGCATCAGAACGCGTATTTGACGACGATATAGAGCAAAATCAGGGCGGCGGCGCCGGCGCCTGCGATCAGGCCGAGGCGCTTTTCGATGAACTCGCGGATCGGCTCGCCATAGCGGCGCAGCAGCCAGGCCAGGAACAGGAATCGGCCCCCGCGGGCGACGATGGCCAACACGATGAACAGCCCCAGATTGACGCCGATGACGCCGGACAGGATCGTGACCACCTTGATCGGCGGCAGATGGGCGGCACCCGAGGTGATCAGCATCAGAACGATGAAGCCGACGCCCGATGAGGTGCGCAACTGCTCGAACTCATCATACTTGCCG containing:
- the gluQRS gene encoding tRNA glutamyl-Q(34) synthetase GluQRS is translated as MTLLTFRFAPSPNGELHLGHAYSALLNQKLARAAGGRLLLRVEDIDTTRCTPEFEAGIFRDLEWLGLDWEEPVRRQSDHFTDYQSVLDRLIREELVYPAFMSRGDIRAFIADSEKRGRDWPRDPDGVPLYPATDKTLPMTERKRRIAEGAPFAWRLDVEAAMARVGKDLSWSEFSDETLSSTRAVEARPQDWGDVIVARREIPTSYHLAVVVDDALQGISHVVRGQDLFSATGVQRLLQEILGLKQPRYLHHRLILGPDGRKLSKSLGDTGLAALRQAGASPDDVRRLVGL
- a CDS encoding DNA-3-methyladenine glycosylase family protein, with the translated sequence MQRIATLDDISRGLEALCLIDPRLEMVRGMAGDVPLRLSEPGFRSLASIIVSQQVSRASADAIFGRLTKLVDPLTPHAILIAEEGMFREAGLSRPKQRGLIAIAQAVADGLDLDHLCLLDAGEAIAAMTKVPGIGPWTAEVYLLFAAGHPDIFPARDVALQTAVGHALGIEPRPPEKTLIQLAESWSPWRGVASRLFWAYYRELKGRDAAPPA
- a CDS encoding HNH endonuclease translates to MTVAVSPDGLPALVLNADYRPLSYYPLSLWSWQDAIKAVFLDRVNIVAEYEHAVSSPTFSMKLPSVVSLKAYVKPSRHPAFTRFNVFLRDRFQCQYCGTPEDLTFDHVVPRHRGGATTWENVVAACSPCNLRKGGMMPAHAKMWPLQKPFQPTVHDLHNNGRLFPPNHLHESWMDYLYWDVELEP
- a CDS encoding YqaA family protein; this translates as MLRGLYDWTLSLAARKSAEWWLAFIAFVESSVFLVPADVLYLPMALSRPDRAYRYAAIATAASVLGGIAGWFIGHYAYDAVARPILEFYGKYDEFEQLRTSSGVGFIVLMLITSGAAHLPPIKVVTILSGVIGVNLGLFIVLAIVARGGRFLFLAWLLRRYGEPIREFIEKRLGLIAGAGAAALILLYIVVKYAF
- a CDS encoding disulfide bond formation protein B, whose protein sequence is MTATMNADTGRQRTRTALFLAVAMAGTVGSALAFQYIGGYIPCHLCLEQRTPYYVGVPLMLLAVLASALHAPAWLTRGLLAVGGLLMLYGLYLGVYHSGVEWAWWAGPTDCTAGAGPVDTGGKGVLDALDKFVPPSCDKAALRILGLSLAGWNAIASFILAAVAFRSALSRD